The sequence ACAGCAGACATATACACTCGGTACTGTTGAAAAGATAATCTCATCATTATGAATTTGGCTTGGGTCGTCAGTAACATGAGCAATTGCAATGCTTATCTGAGATGACAAGAGCGGCGAGAAAGACAGGGAATCTGAAAAGGGGAAGACAGTCAGAGCAAGAATTGGGGAAGTGTGgcaaaagagagaaggaaagagagaagtAACACTAGACAACGCTCAGGGAGTGATACATAACAAAATACAGTGCTTCAGCACCAAACACCGCATAAATCAATAAGATACGAAGCAAACCAGCAATTGATCTGAATGTTACAGGGGCCCAGAATTATTTCACTCTAAGACAGAAACCCAGTGAGGGTCCAATTGAGTACatctgtaggaaaaaaaaaaaggaaaaagatgaGACTGGCCAAATACACCATTTTCAATATGCCATTAGTACACAGCGTTGCTCCAGCTACCCTGAAGAGCAGACACGGTGAAAAACGTTTGACGACAAATCTTGTGTGCCCGCCATTTAGTGGGCCTTTTGTTTAGGCAATAACGTCCCAGAGTGCCGACTCATTTCTCCTCTGTTGCCACAAACATACAACGGCCAAGGCAAAAACACGGTGGATGTCGATTcccttcagacacacacagggctttAGATGAGGGTGTCGGACTTCAAATACAGTGGAAGtgagagcagaggaggcagTGGGATGTCTGCTGGCAGAGACCTGGACCTTCTCGGGCTTCATCCACACAActacttttttcatttcataatataggattttttttttagacgaACAACGTCAAACTGAATCtgaaagtaaatgtttaaaaggaGCTTTTTGTTAACCGCCGATCGGTAAGTTGCAGCAGATAAGAACCAATAAGTCCTACATCATTCCCAAAGTGTATCTGCTGTCACATCTGTACATATACTACAGAGACCCTCACAGATTTCCAACAAAAGTAAATAAGATATGTAACCAAAATCAAAATTGCAAAGCAAAGATCCAACTACGGAACAACAACTGTGGTTGAAGAATACGTGTGAAGACAACCATTTTGCAGCAGCTTGATTTGACATGTAGTTGGGTGAAATTAGAGAAAATGCCATGGCATTCAGGTGGTATGTACCTCCGATCAATTAATCGCATTACTGATGAAGCTGAAGAGGTGCTGAACTGTGGCAGGCAAGGAcgaggggagagaaagagagagagagatattcaGGGAGCAGGGGATAAATCACTCCTCTTATACTAATGAGATAGAAGGTGAGAGCAGATTCACATAACTCACTGTTGGTACTACAGCACATGTCTGGGGGCAGTGGAGGAAGATGTGGCGGGAAATAAAAGCTCTTTAGGTTGGGTCGGTGCCAAAACACAACAGAGTGAGTTCCACTTTGTTTGACTTTGAAAGTGTTTGATTTACAGCGAAGAGACCCAGCTGCTGCCAGCTGAAAGAATGCATCAGTGAGGCTGTCTACGGGCCTTATATATGCAGCCTACTGTTGGTGTGCAGCTCAGTGTGCATTACTGTGAGGTCACTCTTATCTGTATCTATCTATTGCTGCAGCTCGAGCCCCCCGCTGATCTAAATGTTAAGTCTAAAGACCCCAGGAGGGATCTGAGGATACTCAAGGGGCGAGCAGCCCCCTCAGGGAAGCCCAATTCAATCTAAGGGAACCAGCAAGACCGGCGCTTCAGAGCACAGCTGGGTGGTAGCCCAGGTGCATGCGTGCCcgtgcatgtacacacacaggcacagtggCTGAATCATAGATTCCTCCACTGAGAAGGCTATGTTttgttctcttgtttttgtgacCTCTGTTGATTCTACATTGGCCCCATGTGCGTGAGTTGTTTGAGCGCAATGTCAGCAGCTCACAGAAGTGAATATAATATCAGAATCTACTGAGAGCATGCACagattttggtttgtttgttttgccacaATATATCTTTTCCTTTATGAAAGAGCGTGCACTGACGTAGCTGATATTAAAAAAGGGAAGATAAATTATATTGTCAGGAAGAACACATTGGCATTCATTTGTGTGCTTGCAATGTGACAGAAATACGTGCAACCCACAGCATCAACAAGgtcagaaaaacaagacatgcTGTCACACAAGAAAGCCGCCgctataaacaaacaaacaaaaagcaataGCATTCATACTGTGGGTGCCTCATGCTAAATTTTGAAGTCTGACAGGAATGGATCTGAAACCCCTGAAAATGCAAGTCTGTCTTTGAAAGGTAAAACAATCACAATGACAAAAAAGATGGGAAAATACAATATTCTAAAGCTCTAGTGTCAGAAAATTAGGCAGAGGAGATGTTAAAGTCCACTTTTCGCTTGTGGCCAAGATCATATTTACTGCGTCCATGTGGCCACAGACATCCATGTGACGTAACTTTCACACCCATTTCTTCagttttaattgatttatttgttaaatggcGCAAAGAAAACCAAAGAATATGCACATTGATGAAGatgaaacactcaaaccgattaatcgataacaaaatagttgacaattaattcagtaattgattaatcgctGGTTGAAACCCAAACATGTGCATGACTTTGCATGGTTAGAACATTAAACTGATCCAAACCCTTGTTTTAGAAGGAATGGAACTGCAGCCACATGTAAATGTATGGAAATTTGAAGCAACTCTCCAAATGTGAAAAGAATGACCcaagtctgtctctgtcttacTCTCTCGCTCTTATACATTCACTATCACACAATGAGACAAGAGTGGATGTCCACAGTCTTATTATCACATCCCTGTCATCTCTAATAGTCTGCTTCCTATTGAACAGAGCAAATTGGTTTAATGTGTCCGGCTTATCTGGCCATCACTGAGGTTAACTTGTGTTCTCATATCCTGTCTCTTTCTCCacactcacaaaacacaaattccTTTGTTGCCATGCCACAGTTACAGCCTGTGTTCGTACGCATGCACAGCAGCTGGCTGAAAGGATTTCGAGTGGCTAACACAAGAACAGTACTGACTTTAGTcttctatccatccatctacttACGTTTACAATTGGGCAATATGTTGCAGTTATAAATTAGAGCGGGGAATTGTCTGAGCCTTGTCATATTcaattatttagatttttttcagaatggacaataaataaatcatgtacTTTCACAGTTGTATCTATTCTAATCCAATTTTCAGCACATGTACTGAATGTCAAGGACAATTCTATAAGGATATTGGAAGTATGTGGAGTATAGTTGActcactgtctttctctctAACACGTCTCAAACAGTGTTGGCTGTTGAGAAAAATAGACTTTATGAGACACTACACTACTTTTTCCCCGACATGATCACAAATTTAGTGTTAATTAGCTTATTTTCAGAAAACAAGCAATTCCTGTTTCCCACTTCCCCACCTGCCTTCTCGTGTTCACAAACCTCTGATTGTGACATACTCCGTTTTCCACTGATTTGTTAAATGTTATGATTTATTAATGGAGGAAGATGCAAATATCACTGCCATTTGGTGCAGTGCAACAGCCTCGAAACAGACCAACACATCAGATTTTGAAACAACGCCCCAGCCCCCCGAAACACAACCACAGCGATATTAGTAATAGCAGctaataaaagaaacatttaatgACAAAACTGCTATGTTTTTCATTATAAAGTGTTCAAATAAATTACAGTCGCTCCCTTGAGCAACTTTCCATGGTCTGACTTCACCTCCTCTCCGTTCTATCATATGAGCTTTggggagaagaaggaaaaataaaactgcctATTAATAATTCAGAATTTCGGTGTGTAATATTATGTACAGTAGCAGCAGGTTTATTTGAGGAAATATGAAGATGCACCCTAAGGCAAGctgactgttgttttttatgtactGGCAagctcaaataaaacaaatctggtCTAGTGGACCATAAGAACTCAACCGAGGGACAAAAGTACATATATTACACATGGCTTCTTGAACTGTGTCTCATATAAACAACTGTTTGTGCACCGTTTTAGCCACTGAGCTGCTCAATCCCATCTGTGAGCGGGCTTCAATGCATGCAGGTTTACCAAACTCATTTCACAGAAAGCTCCAGAGGAAAGTTATCTAAAGATGAAGGGagagaaatgaaataaagagtGCTTTTCTATTCATTGCCTCAGTGACCAGTGAAGTGTGGGAGCAATTTCAATACAATATAACAGCACAGATTTGATACGACTTTGATAAGACTCATTTTGTGGAGTAGGAGCCTTAAAAGCAGCCCCAGCACAGCTACATATGCATCTATGGGTTTGTGTGCACGAGAGCACCCGTCTGTTCATTGGAGGAAGGGTGTTTCAAGGTTCGGACAAATGCAAGATTGTCACGCTCATAAAAAACAGGGGCTCTGTCACAGAGCCTGCCAGCTAAAGGCTTAAATCACATGCCTAGAATACTCAATGACGCTACAcccacacgcacgcacacacagatacatacaaTCTCCTTAAATTATGCAGCGTAAGACCATTCCTGGAAGCATCCACTTACAACATCTGCTTCAGCTACATTGTTCGCATGCATATATGCTCAACCTAAAAAAAATCTTCTGTGTTGTAAATATCACAGTCACATCTcttaactgcttttttttcccccctctcgcAGCATTTCAATACATTTGATAAACCATTCAAACACCTTAGGAAATCCACCAAGGGCAAATTTTAAATACCATGGATTTAGTGCTTCCTTGGTCAGTTCACTTATTGTTATTCAAAACAACAGTGGTGGGATGTTGTCAGGCAGGCACTCACAGAAAAATATTCCATATTTCACTGGTTGGGTGTTAATGTCCAACACTTACATATTAAAACAGTATAATTCAAGTGACAAGCGACTATGTGAAATCAGCAGAGACAGACCACCGTGTCCCTTTTCTCCTTGACACCATCATCTCAGTGCCACACTAGAAAAGGCAGAATGCTGCCACCTAAAGGCAGCCTTAATAGCCTTTCAGATTCCCCTCTGtaccacctgcaccttattaaCATGGATGATGTCTCACGGAGACAGGGTTTATTTTAATTGGGGTTTTAACAGCgattcaaattaaaacacacaaaaaacacatcaaaacaaagcaatatGATGCACTGCTGGCCTTTTAAAAGTAATGATACTGGAGTCTTTCAGTGTTAAGTAACAATGTTGACTCAAacaggtagaaaaaaaaagcagcagagaacGTATGCACTACCGCGTAGGTTGTTTTGTACAGCACCACAGCTGCTGAATCCAAACATAATGTGGGACAAAATCCTAGAATGTATTCAAGGCAGAGTGGGCGCAGGCTCAATCTTTTGAGCGAATTACTGAAATCCCTTCTTCCTGGGCATTGAGGAATTGTGCAGCAGATTGGTTTTAACCTTGATTCCACACTAAGTAATTCCCTTCAACGCCTTAAGCGGAATTAGGCATCATTACGTTTCATCCATCTCTTTATCCCGGGAATTCtctttacaaatgaaatgaaactctCCACTGGGCTGTATGCTTGCAAGGTGGTGACAATGATAAGGCCAGCAGAGCACGACTGATATGCTTGTATTATTCTCCCCTATACCAGCAACAGACCAAGCCCAGTCTGTCTGCCGGTGCACCACTATAAAACATCATTAGAAGCCAGTAGCAGTGTGGAAAAAGACTGGGAGTTGCAGGCAGCAACAGTAGCGCCACTCTGTGCAGATGaagacagcagcacagaggtTCCCCCTTCTGAAAGTAAATGAGCAAGAACCATGCTTCCCCTACTTTATCCATTGCTTTACTTATTTTTCCCATTCAACCTGTCTCTCCCAGTGGGAACAGTAGTGACAGATGGGCTCACAGGCCTTGGGATCGATGGAGGGGgaattctgtctttgtttcctgacatttttCCCATAGCCACTCTCCTCTGACTCAGATTACTTACTGTCCACACGAGTGCAGAGAGGGGAGGCAGAGATGAGGGAGGAAACTGATATGCTTCTGTACAGCTTCTGAAGAAACTTAATGCCTCAGGCCATCTCCCCCTACACAGGTTTCTGTTGAATAATACAATAGAGCACCCTGCACGCCTGATGCGTCGAGGGGACCCTTCTGTAAACAAGACACTAAGGaatgctgttgctgcttgttttccttttgactGTCGGAAGTGCGAGAGAGAGGAGCACAGGACAGATGTGCAACAACCTCACAGAGTCTAATTCATCATCTCTACATTAGCAGAGAAACAGTCTGCATAATGGATCTGCAATTATTCCATCCCTCTGATTAGGAAGCCTTAACGGTCTTTGTGCTGACCCTTGCCCTATGCAGCTGGCTCATAATAGAAATGGGGCAGAGACCGAGGGTGGGAACAACAGGCAGTGGCCTTCCTTTCCTGGTGGGAACACATCACTTCTGATCACAGTCATTGTCACATCCACAGCCAGTGCAAATAGTAGGATAGGAAAGAAAGCAGGGAGCCTAATAGTTATGCTCCAACCACATGCAAATGACAAGATCCTGCAATTGTACCAAACAGTATTAGGCCATTTgcaaaaagtaataataatgaatctTATCAAGGGCTCTATTGTTTCTACAAAACCACGGAAGGAATGCAAAACAGTTTGTTAACAATAGATTTGGTTCAGTTGTTGCTACTACGTTGCTTCAACTACCCATTATCCCGGGGACTACTATACCACTATCTTAAGCAGGTCTTAATCTTCATCTGACACGACAGACTTTTAAGGCCAAATACACAGAGAAGTTATCATGTTAGAAGCTTATATACTCAAGTACTCCATATTAAGTAGACACAAAATAAGTTGAGTCTGCTTATCTCTAGGTATTAGAATCCATAGAATTAACCACAAAGTGCTACAGATTAGGATGACCACTGTGATATTAATAACCGTGGCTTCTAACAGGCAAAAAAGCTCCGGTCATTGGAGTAattttactgttattatatTTGCTACTATGTACAGGTACATTAATATATAAATCAGGTATCTGTTGTATATCTGCCTAGATAATCTAGTTAGAATTACATTCTGCAGATGTCTGTGAGATAATTGGATCGTTTTAAAAAGGAGCTGCCTAAAATCCAGCCACAGGCTAAAATAATTCTTCCACAGCAATTAAACGACATTGATTGAGTGATTTATGAAAAACCTTCTACAGGGAAAGTGATTTCAAAAGCTTGTCGTGACATATTTCAAACATCAATGATTTGTGTCACTGGCAGTGTTCAATGAGAACACCAAAATGACTGTTTAATCCTTCTAATGCTCACCCCCtccctttcttcttttctctgtgtgctcctgggcctctctgtctctgcctgtccttgtcttctttttgtctttcatttttgaATGAACGGGGCAGATGTCGATATAGGGAATGGGAGTTATCTGAAGATAGTGACGTGAAAACGGTGAAGGTGAGGACAGCAAGTTCTCTTACCTGTATGATGGACATGCGGTTAGTAGGTGTGTCTGTAGTGCTGGTGACTGGGCCTGTGAAGCTGGTGTGGCATCCCACGTGGCCTTGGGGCACGCTGAGGTTATTGGCAGTGGGCTTGAGGTACATGACCTCTGACCGTGGTGAGCTGAGTGGCAGGCGTGTCTGGTAGTCAAAGTACATGGGAGAGGTGGCCAAGGAAGGGCTGCTTaccacattcatcacattcatGGCATCCCGCTCCTCCACCTCGCTCTGCACCAGCATGATGTCGTTCTTgttaatcttcttcttcttgccttTTCCCAGCTGAGGGTGCGAGTACTCTGCAATGCGACAGTTATAGGTTCGGATCTCCTTGTTTTCCCGCTTGCACTTGATCGCTATGGTCACCATGGCAGCCAGAAGCATGATGGATATGATGCTTAGAGTAACAATAAGAGGCAGGGACATGTCCCAGTTCTGATTGTCCTTTGTGTGAGGCAGTCCATCAGGTGGACGTCCATTGGAAGCCTTGACAATGAGTCTGGCGGCGGCGGTGAGAGTTGGCTTGCCGTGGTCTGATACACGGATGATCAGCTCCACCATGGGGTTCACATCATCCCAAAACGGGTGTGCTGTTCGCACCTCCCCAGTCACTGGATCGATCTCAAAGAGGTGGTCCTCATTGCCATCTGAGATCTCATAAGTGAGCCTCCCACTCTCACCGTAGTCATTATCCACAGCCCTCACTGTGGTGACAATGTAGCCAACACCGACATTACGCGGCACATGGATTTCAGCAGTGTCATTTAGGAGTAAGGGCAGAACTATAACAGGGATGTTGTCATTGACGTCCAGAACGCTGATGCGCACTGTCGCGTTGCTCTCCAGGTGTGGAGATCCCGCATCTTTTGCAAGAACCTTAAAGTCGAAATACTTGATTTGTTCATAGTTAAAAGATCTCACGGCATAGATGGCTCCATTAGCCGCATTCACATTAACATAGGTGTTGACGTCTCCTCCACTCACATTGGAGTTCACTATGCTGTAGTACACCGTCCCATTCTGGCCAAGATCTGGGTCGTGTGCCAGAACTGAACCAAGGTACTCGCCGGGTATGTTATTTTCAGGTATCTGAAGAAGATAAACTGCCTTTGTGAAGTGAGGAACATTATCATTCTCATCTAGAATTTTTACAGTAAAGGATTTGGTAGAGTTTAGAGGAGGAATGCCATTATCCTTGGCCACAATTGTGACATTGTACTCATCCTGAACCTCTCTATCCAAGGGCCTGTCCGTCACCACTGTATAGAAGTTATCATAGTTCTCCTCAAGTTTAAAGGGAACATTACCCAGCACTCTGCATTGAAGCTGCCCATTCCTGCCTGAGTCCTTGTCTGTGACACGCACCAGAGCAATGACAGTGCCTGGAGGTGCTGCCTCACTGATGGCTCCCTGTCTCACAGACACAAAGCCTATAGATGGCCAGTTATCATTCCTGTCAAGCACTTTAACTGTGACTTTACAATGGCCCGGGATTGGATTGGGACCTAGATCCTTTGCCTGCACGTCAATCTCAATAACTGGGCTCTCTTCGTAGTCAATTTCACCCTGAATCTTTATGACCCCTGTTCTCGAATCTATGGAGAAGAGCTCACGGATTCTCTCTGGGGCATAGCCACTAAAAGAATAGACTACTTGTCCATTGTTTCCCTCATCAGGATCTGTAGCATTTAAATCGATAAGGACTTTCCCAGGTGGCGAATTTTCAGGTATTTCCACAACATATGAGGGCTGATCAAACACAGGGCTGTTATCATTGGAATCAATAACTTTAACATTTATCTGCATGGTACCTGATCGAGGATATTCCCCTCCATCAGTGGCTGACAAAATTAAAGTGTGATGGCTTCGCTCTTCTCTGTCCAATGGTCGTTGAATAACTAATTCAGGGAATTTTGTCCCATCCCCACGGGACTTTACCTCCAAGGAAAAGAGGTTGTAGTCATCACGGGTTATTTGATAGGTTTTCAGGCTATTTTCTCCTACATCTGGGTCATGTGCACTGGTCAAGGGAAAGCGTGTCCCTGGcacagcattttctgaaatgtcAATATCAATCTGATCAGAGGGGAAAATGGGCGAGTTGTCATTAATGTCCTGAATATCTATTTTGATCATGCAGATCTCTTTGTCATTGGCGAACACCTCCATGGAGAGCTGGCACTTGGGGTTTCTCTTACACAATGTTTCCCTGTCAATGCGCTGCTTTGTGTACAGCAGTCCACTTTGGGGATCCACGTCAATGAGATGTGGGGCTGAGTTCTCCAGCACCCTGAAGTTGGCTTTCTTACCCTGTCCTCCCT is a genomic window of Solea senegalensis isolate Sse05_10M linkage group LG7, IFAPA_SoseM_1, whole genome shotgun sequence containing:
- the pcdh17 gene encoding protocadherin-17 isoform X1, which codes for MYLSIFFFLLLWAQALTLKNLNYSVPEEQGPGTVIGNIAKDARLGLEQTGQGGQGKKANFRVLENSAPHLIDVDPQSGLLYTKQRIDRETLCKRNPKCQLSMEVFANDKEICMIKIDIQDINDNSPIFPSDQIDIDISENAVPGTRFPLTSAHDPDVGENSLKTYQITRDDYNLFSLEVKSRGDGTKFPELVIQRPLDREERSHHTLILSATDGGEYPRSGTMQINVKVIDSNDNSPVFDQPSYVVEIPENSPPGKVLIDLNATDPDEGNNGQVVYSFSGYAPERIRELFSIDSRTGVIKIQGEIDYEESPVIEIDVQAKDLGPNPIPGHCKVTVKVLDRNDNWPSIGFVSVRQGAISEAAPPGTVIALVRVTDKDSGRNGQLQCRVLGNVPFKLEENYDNFYTVVTDRPLDREVQDEYNVTIVAKDNGIPPLNSTKSFTVKILDENDNVPHFTKAVYLLQIPENNIPGEYLGSVLAHDPDLGQNGTVYYSIVNSNVSGGDVNTYVNVNAANGAIYAVRSFNYEQIKYFDFKVLAKDAGSPHLESNATVRISVLDVNDNIPVIVLPLLLNDTAEIHVPRNVGVGYIVTTVRAVDNDYGESGRLTYEISDGNEDHLFEIDPVTGEVRTAHPFWDDVNPMVELIIRVSDHGKPTLTAAARLIVKASNGRPPDGLPHTKDNQNWDMSLPLIVTLSIISIMLLAAMVTIAIKCKRENKEIRTYNCRIAEYSHPQLGKGKKKKINKNDIMLVQSEVEERDAMNVMNVVSSPSLATSPMYFDYQTRLPLSSPRSEVMYLKPTANNLSVPQGHVGCHTSFTGPVTSTTDTPTNRMSIIQTDNFPTEPNYMGSRQQFVQSSSTFKDPERASLRDSGHGDSDQADSDQDTNKGSCCDMSAKEALKLKATGVKPPPLEQDEDCVNCTEECRVLGHSDRCWMPQFPAGGNQAEGIDYRNNMFVPAGMETVPETETYETVNPNGKKTFCTFGKERRDHTILVANVKPYLKAKRALSPLLQEVPSASSSPTKGCSTTSPCSSVKSPADGAEGKPPPATCSGHYGPPDGQFLSPTKQSREQGVYPPLPPSDPVAKVLAEARSRISQEATGEIECPLEQMEPDANRDGMDADQVVRDIDKLLQDCRGSEATGTLRK
- the pcdh17 gene encoding protocadherin-17 isoform X2 — its product is MYLSIFFFLLLWAQALTLKNLNYSVPEEQGPGTVIGNIAKDARLGLEQTGQGGQGKKANFRVLENSAPHLIDVDPQSGLLYTKQRIDRETLCKRNPKCQLSMEVFANDKEICMIKIDIQDINDNSPIFPSDQIDIDISENAVPGTRFPLTSAHDPDVGENSLKTYQITRDDYNLFSLEVKSRGDGTKFPELVIQRPLDREERSHHTLILSATDGGEYPRSGTMQINVKVIDSNDNSPVFDQPSYVVEIPENSPPGKVLIDLNATDPDEGNNGQVVYSFSGYAPERIRELFSIDSRTGVIKIQGEIDYEESPVIEIDVQAKDLGPNPIPGHCKVTVKVLDRNDNWPSIGFVSVRQGAISEAAPPGTVIALVRVTDKDSGRNGQLQCRVLGNVPFKLEENYDNFYTVVTDRPLDREVQDEYNVTIVAKDNGIPPLNSTKSFTVKILDENDNVPHFTKAVYLLQIPENNIPGEYLGSVLAHDPDLGQNGTVYYSIVNSNVSGGDVNTYVNVNAANGAIYAVRSFNYEQIKYFDFKVLAKDAGSPHLESNATVRISVLDVNDNIPVIVLPLLLNDTAEIHVPRNVGVGYIVTTVRAVDNDYGESGRLTYEISDGNEDHLFEIDPVTGEVRTAHPFWDDVNPMVELIIRVSDHGKPTLTAAARLIVKASNGRPPDGLPHTKDNQNWDMSLPLIVTLSIISIMLLAAMVTIAIKCKRENKEIRTYNCRIAEYSHPQLGKGKKKKINKNDIMLVQSEVEERDAMNVMNVVSSPSLATSPMYFDYQTRLPLSSPRSEVMYLKPTANNLSVPQGHVGCHTSFTGPVTSTTDTPTNRMSIIQTDNFPTEPNYMGSRQQFVQSSTFKDPERASLRDSGHGDSDQADSDQDTNKGSCCDMSAKEALKLKATGVKPPPLEQDEDCVNCTEECRVLGHSDRCWMPQFPAGGNQAEGIDYRNNMFVPAGMETVPETETYETVNPNGKKTFCTFGKERRDHTILVANVKPYLKAKRALSPLLQEVPSASSSPTKGCSTTSPCSSVKSPADGAEGKPPPATCSGHYGPPDGQFLSPTKQSREQGVYPPLPPSDPVAKVLAEARSRISQEATGEIECPLEQMEPDANRDGMDADQVVRDIDKLLQDCRGSEATGTLRK
- the pcdh17 gene encoding protocadherin-17 isoform X3 gives rise to the protein MYLSIFFFLLLWAQALTLKNLNYSVPEEQGPGTVIGNIAKDARLGLEQTGQGGQGKKANFRVLENSAPHLIDVDPQSGLLYTKQRIDRETLCKRNPKCQLSMEVFANDKEICMIKIDIQDINDNSPIFPSDQIDIDISENAVPGTRFPLTSAHDPDVGENSLKTYQITRDDYNLFSLEVKSRGDGTKFPELVIQRPLDREERSHHTLILSATDGGEYPRSGTMQINVKVIDSNDNSPVFDQPSYVVEIPENSPPGKVLIDLNATDPDEGNNGQVVYSFSGYAPERIRELFSIDSRTGVIKIQGEIDYEESPVIEIDVQAKDLGPNPIPGHCKVTVKVLDRNDNWPSIGFVSVRQGAISEAAPPGTVIALVRVTDKDSGRNGQLQCRVLGNVPFKLEENYDNFYTVVTDRPLDREVQDEYNVTIVAKDNGIPPLNSTKSFTVKILDENDNVPHFTKAVYLLQIPENNIPGEYLGSVLAHDPDLGQNGTVYYSIVNSNVSGGDVNTYVNVNAANGAIYAVRSFNYEQIKYFDFKVLAKDAGSPHLESNATVRISVLDVNDNIPVIVLPLLLNDTAEIHVPRNVGVGYIVTTVRAVDNDYGESGRLTYEISDGNEDHLFEIDPVTGEVRTAHPFWDDVNPMVELIIRVSDHGKPTLTAAARLIVKASNGRPPDGLPHTKDNQNWDMSLPLIVTLSIISIMLLAAMVTIAIKCKRENKEIRTYNCRIAEYSHPQLGKGKKKKINKNDIMLVQSEVEERDAMNVMNVTDNFPTEPNYMGSRQQFVQSSSTFKDPERASLRDSGHGDSDQADSDQDTNKGSCCDMSAKEALKLKATGVKPPPLEQDEDCVNCTEECRVLGHSDRCWMPQFPAGGNQAEGIDYRNNMFVPAGMETVPETETYETVNPNGKKTFCTFGKERRDHTILVANVKPYLKAKRALSPLLQEVPSASSSPTKGCSTTSPCSSVKSPADGAEGKPPPATCSGHYGPPDGQFLSPTKQSREQGVYPPLPPSDPVAKVLAEARSRISQEATGEIECPLEQMEPDANRDGMDADQVVRDIDKLLQDCRGSEATGTLRK